Within Bactrocera oleae isolate idBacOlea1 chromosome 6, idBacOlea1, whole genome shotgun sequence, the genomic segment CTTGGCCTTTCTAAAAGTTCACATAATCGAATTCACGTTGCAGTCGCAATGTCAGACAGAGTTTGCGCAGCTCGGCCACATATTTGGCCCGACAGCGGTCCACGTTCACCTTGTGCGGCAGTGGCAATTTGAGGCGATAAATTGGCGTCGCCAAATCCACTTCATCTTCGGTAATTGACAAATCCATTTTATCCGCCGGTGTCGTCTCGTCCGGCAGCAGTATCTCGAGCAACAAATCCTCACAACTGGCCGTGGCATTAGTGCGATTGCCCATCTGTGACCAGCGAGGTGGCAAACGGTAAAAAAAACGGGGTTTattcacatacacacgcacacagcaCGGCGTACATGAAAAAATAGAAGCAGGTAAGCGgtagacaacaaaaaaaaaaaaagaatgctGTTCAAACACTGCAGCTCATATGTGCAACATATTATTGCTTTTACAGCTACTACCTGCAGATAGAGGTCCTCGGTGCCCACCGCTTGCCGATAGGTCATGCTGTACTCGGGTCGCCGGCGCGTCTCTAAAATCTCATTGTCCATCTGCTCCTGCTGCTTTTGCCATTCTTCGATACTTGTTGGCAATGTCGGGCGTTCGGTTGATTCTCCTCCGCGCGCTTGTTTTTGCTTGCTGGCAACTgcattgctgttgctgctgccaaAATGTGCGGGCGCTACAAAAAAATACCAAGTCATTTGGAAATTTTGTGGAGTTTACGGTATTTTCCGTGCGGTTTTTTCACATTTAGTTGACGCACTTACTGAAATTGTTGCATTGCTTGGTGGTGCTGGCGACCGGCTCATCGACGTCGGTGTCCGAATTGTCTCGCTCCTCGGGGGGTGTGAGTAAATCGCGCAGCATGCGTATgctatcaggattttcgaaaagcgacatttttagttttttcttcgaTTGTTCAGCAAAGCTTTTTTTCCTATGGTTTCTGGTTttctatttgaatttttttgtacgTTTGAGTTTTCTACCTTCTTTTAAGAGTTTTCTAATTAAGTGAACTATTGTTTACTTTCTCGTTTTAGTTGACAGTTTGTAGATATTGATCAAACAAGAAGTTGCATGGTTGCTGTGGTGATGTTGTTAGTAATTTGTTGTAGTCTGGAGTTACCCTGTATAGTTAAGAGAGTGGTTAAGACCACCTTTCGAATTTGGTAAGCAACCCTTACTACCTTACAATGCAATTGGAACTTAGACTGGAACTAGTCAAAGCTTAGACCGTTTTTTAAAACTACTTCAAAGTTTTTTCTTGGTATGCTAGATGTATctggatataaaaatatttctcgtCTTAGTATGTTACCATATAAAGTAGTTCTATAGAAAATAGTGGATTCAAACTTTCtcttgtaaaaatataatatttacttggcCTGTGATTTCGGTCAGTGCAGTACCAAATATATAATTCAAGTGCAAGTTCTTCATAATAAATCTTGAGAGATATGCTTTTGGAGTCAGACTTTAAAAATATGGGAATTTGGAAATTGCGGACCGACTTCAAAATGTATAAAGCAAGATTTCTAGGACGAAATTGGAGAAATTCATAATTTGCAAGTTGACTGAGTGAATGAGAGAATATCTGCAACAATCCAAAGGGAATGCATTGGTATAGCTTAGTCTTAGCCTCACTATAAATGATTATCTTCTTACTTTAAACTTCATCTGTACGAAATGAGTTTTCAAAGTgatatatataaagtctatcGACATATAATGCAACGAATTAAATTTTAGTACAGCAACATAACATCATAGTGCTTGAAAAGTCCAACAAATATATATCAATTTCACCTAAACCTGATATTGGTCACTTTTACTGTTATTGTTTACAAACAATTAGCTAAGTGAACAATAAAGTGTGTGCACATTCTCATTTCCCCCAACAAGTATTCATAGCGCCAAGCAAACTActattaaatgtataatttataactttatcTGGCTAACACGTTGCAATTCACCATGGATTATCTAAGCGGTCAACGAGCAATTGTGTGAAGTGAAAATGTGCTGGCTTGCGTTGAGGATACTACAATAGCAGACAATACAGGAGAATGCAACAAAATgtgtgtgaaaataaatttcttaaagcCTTACTAAACAGTTTTCAGCGTGCTTTTGTgtacaacaattacaataaagtaaaaaaaagtgtgTTAGTTACTGTGACATAAGCAAGTCTGCATGAAGGTCTTTCACAGCCGAGCAACTGAAGTCTGCTTTTAGGCGCAGAGACTAGAGGTATATGTCCAACAACTCAACGttggatatttttttatgttttaatacaAGCTCTAGTAGTTATGCAAGGCAGCAACACCAAGAACCTTGTGCCAAATATTTTCGCTTTTGTcgattttttctaatttgttgTCATCAGCATACTTTTGTCAGACACTGTGTGGACTATTGCGCCGGCCTTTTGCTGCTGTTTGATTTGGGCAATATCAGAAATTAATACTTTCCTGGCAAACTTTCACCAACGCTGTTGTTGCAACTTTTTTGTACAATTTAAATGATGTCGAACTTTCACtaacgttgttgttgtaatttttttttactgtatgcattgtaatcaagaatattgCTCTTTTATAGTTTTGTAAACGAAATAAAGCGGTGCTACGCtgaatttaagtaatttaaaaaatttgtggaaaatttatgaaaaattttggtgttaaattttgttttgaatttttgtatgtTTCTTTAGACGacaaagttcaatatttttctgtactaaataaaaataatttcaatacaattaaatgcctaaatttactttatatttcatttatttaaaatcaacGAGAATTCCGCTTGCCTAACTGTTACAAATAAGTtgcaagtaaaaaatttttttttttagattcgcTCAAAAATATTATCTGACATATTTGGCAAATATTTCGCAGAAGAAAgtgaaagtttatttatttttgcctgCATGCCTGCAACAACGATATTTATATGCCTACATTTGCTCCACATTTTTGTGGCAAAGATGTTCAACGTGCTTGTGTACAGGCCGACTAGTATGGCATAAAAAGTGTGATCAAGCTGAAGAGAGCAGCTGGTGCACAACATATAATGTCAAATGCAAAAAAGCGTATAAAAAGAGAatgttttacttgttttatgaGACAATTGTCAAAATTGTAAGCGAATTTCTTAGGTAAAAGTATGTTGCACAATAAGAAAATTGCTCTGGAATTTTAGCAACTATTTCAGTCAACATTGGCATGCTCACAGAATGATTGGTTGCACTTCAATATTGcggaaatttttgttatttcatgTTAATATTCTGAAACTATATGCAGTGTATGTTGGGGAGAGGAGTTTGAATATAATATGGTATTTtgcttaaataaaaagttgtttgaattcaaaatttcaaaaatacgcGTTGAGGTCACAAGTAAGCAAAGCGGTAATCAGTAAATAGTTAATATTACATTATTTACTGACCAACATATttgtcttaaatattttttagtttaaagatACCATAAGAAtaaattttgaagcaattttttgaatgttatattattataatttagaaAAAGTAGAAGTATTGAAAATAGGCAAGGTAGGTAACCACCTAAAGGTATTAATTTAAGAAGCAATGTTTTAAAAAGAAATAGTTTCTACTGATTTTTTAGTTTACTGAGATTTTCTATGCAACGTGGCGGCACAGATGATAATTCCGAATGGgttgaattttaaataactaaaaattaatatataatcacAATTACTGAACTTT encodes:
- the Dnaaf6 gene encoding dynein axonemal assembly factor 6, producing the protein MSLFENPDSIRMLRDLLTPPEERDNSDTDVDEPVASTTKQCNNFTPAHFGSSNSNAVASKQKQARGGESTERPTLPTSIEEWQKQQEQMDNEILETRRRPEYSMTYRQAVGTEDLYLQMGNRTNATASCEDLLLEILLPDETTPADKMDLSITEDEVDLATPIYRLKLPLPHKVNVDRCRAKYVAELRKLCLTLRLQREFDYVNF